From Desulfosoma caldarium, the proteins below share one genomic window:
- a CDS encoding secondary thiamine-phosphate synthase enzyme YjbQ: MKTYRQELWMHVPSRRGFVNITHQVEDAVRSSGVQDGLVLVNAMHITASVFINDDEPGLHQDYEQWLEQLAPHEPVSRYRHNRTGEDNGDAHLKRQIMGREVVVAITDGRLDLGPWEQIFYGEFDGRRRKRVLIKILGV; encoded by the coding sequence ATGAAAACCTACCGACAGGAACTCTGGATGCACGTCCCGTCCCGAAGGGGTTTTGTAAACATCACCCATCAGGTGGAAGACGCCGTCCGATCCAGTGGCGTTCAGGACGGTTTGGTTCTGGTTAACGCCATGCACATCACCGCTTCGGTCTTTATTAACGACGACGAACCCGGCCTGCACCAGGACTACGAACAGTGGCTGGAACAGCTCGCGCCCCATGAACCCGTGAGCCGCTACCGCCACAATCGCACCGGCGAAGACAACGGCGACGCCCACCTTAAGCGGCAGATCATGGGCCGAGAAGTGGTGGTGGCCATCACCGACGGCCGCCTGGATCTGGGACCCTGGGAACAAATCTTTTACGGCGAATTTGACGGAAGACGTCGAAAGCGCGTCCTCATCAAGATCCTCGGCGTCTGA